One Pectobacterium cacticida genomic window, CCCCGCCTGGGTACGGACGAAATGAAAGGGAACCATACTGTATCCAGTGATTTTTTAAAGATGCTCAATATTAAATCGGCAACCCGGATGAAACAATGAATCAAGCACAACAAGCAGACATTTCTGCATCTACCCTCTACATTGTCCCCACGCCAATCGGCAATCTGGGCGACATCACGCAGCGCGCGCTGGCAGTATTGGCGAGCGTTGATCTGATTGCCGCAGAGGATACCCGTCATACCGGTCTGCTGTTACAACATTTTGCGATTAATGCGCGACTATTCGCATTACACGACCATAATGAACAACAAAAAGCGGATGTATTACTGGCTAAATTGCAGGCAGGACAAAGCATCGCGCTGGTTTCAGATGCGGGCACACCGCTGATTAACGATCCTGGCTACCATTTGGTTCGCCGTTGCCGTGAAGCGGGCGTTCGCGTAGTGCCGCTGCCAGGGGCGTGTGCGGCCATCGCAGCGCTTTCTGCGTCCGGTCTGGCATCCGACCGTTTTTGCTATGAAGGCTTTCTGCCCGCCAAAACCAAAGGACGTAAAGATAAGTTGCATGAGCTAGCGGAGGAACCGCGTACGCTGATTTTCTACGAATCTACCCATCGTCTCTTGGACAGTTTGCAGGATATTTGTGAGGTGCTGGGGGCTGAGCGCTATGTGGTGCTCGCGCGCGAAATCACCAAGACCTGGGAGTCGATTCACGGTGCGCCTGTCGGAGAGCTCCTGGCATGGGTAAAAGAAGATGAGAATCGGCGTAAGGGCGAGATGGTGCTCATCGTAGAAGGATATCAGGTGGACGACAGCGCGTTGCCGGTGGATGCATTGCGCACGTTGGCGTTATTACGCGCTGAACTGCCATTAAAGAAAGCGGCGGCGCTGGCGGCTGAAATTCACGGTGTGAAGAAGAACGCATTGTATCGTTATATGCTGGAGCAAGAAGGGGTGGATGGCGAATCAGAAGATGACAAGTAGGGCAAATTGTCCTATCATCCGCGCCGGAGTTGACCAGACAGTCGCCGCTTCGCTGCCGTCCCTTTCGGGGGAGACAGGCGGAGGGGAGGAAAGTCCGGGCTCCATAGGGCAGGGTGCCAGGTAACGCCTGGGAGGCGCAAGCCTACGACTAGTGCAACAGAGAGCAAACCGCCGATGGCCCACGCAAGTGGGATCAGGTAAGGGTGAAAGGGTGCGGTAAGAGCGCACCGCGCGGCTGGCAACAGTTCGTGGCACGGTAAACTCCACCCGGAGCAAGGCCAAATAGGGGTTCACATGGTACGGCCCGTACTGAACCCGGGTAGGCTGCTTGAGCCAGTGAGTGATTGCTGGCCTAGATGAATGACTGTCCACGACAGAACCCGGCTTAACGGTCAACTCTCATCATCATAAAACCCCGCTTCGGCGGGGTTTTGCTCTGTGGGGGAGGCAAAATGAATGACTGTCCACGACGCTTTTTATGAAAGAACGCGGCTTAACGGTCAACTCTCATCATCATAAAACCCCGCTTCGGCGGGGTTTTGCGTTGCCTTATCGCGGACTGGTAGGCATTAAGCAATTTCAAATTAATTGATGTTCTTCATCACATAACTCTGACTTTTTCTGTGTCATAAAGCGCGTAAAGTAAGGTCATCGCGTGCGGTTGCACGTTTGCTGACATCTTTCAGAGGATATGACTATGAACAACACTTCCCGGATGCCTGCACTGTTCCTCGGCCACGGCAGCCCGATGAACGTGTTGGAAAGCAATGTGTACACTCAGACATGGCAAGCGCTGGGTGAGACGCTGCCGCGTCCGAAAGCGATTATTGCCGTTTCTGCCCATTGGTATACCCGTGGTACAGCTGTGACGGCGATGGAAAACCCACGCACCATCCATGATTTTGGCGGTTTCCCGCAGGCGCTGTTTGATACGCAATATCCGGCACCGGGTTCACCTGAATTAGCAGAGAGAATCCAGCAGGTACTGGCTCCGTATCCTGTGACCGCCGATCGGGGACAATGGGGGTTGGATCACGGCGCTTGGGGGGTGCTAATCAAGATGTATCCCAATGCCGATATTCCCGTGGTGCAACTCAGTATAGACGGCACGCAGCCCGCTGCTTATCACTATGAATTAGGGCGCAAGCTGTCAGTGCTACGTGATGCGGGAATCATGATTGTGGCCAGCGGTAATGTTGTGCATAACCTGCGGATGGTGAAATGGGACGGCGACGCGGAGCCATACCCGTGGGCTGTCTCATTCAATCAATTTGTGCGTGATAACCTCGCTTATCAGGGCGATAATCATCCGCTGGTGAATTTCATGCAACACGATGGCGCCGCATTATCTAACCCAACACCCGAGCATTATCTTCCGCTGCTCTATGTATTAGGGAGTTGGGATGGCAAAGAGCCTATTACAGTGCCCGTCGATGGGATCGAAATGGGATCGCTGAGTATGCTGTCCGTACAGGTAGGGTAATCTGCTATTGCATTGAAAATGAACAAGGCACGGTGGTGAGAGCCGTGCTTTGTTACGTTCACTTTCCCACTTAATCCAAAATAATATGTGGATAGAACCGTGAGAGATCTTGAGTGATCAGCGCGCGATCTTCTCGTACGCCAATACCGCACGGCCGATCGTCCACCAGCCAGCTACCGACCAACGTATAGCTGTCGCCGAACTTCGGCAGTTGATGGTACTGCTGAACAATCATGCCCTCTTCGCCGTAGGGGCCATCGGCTGACGCAATTTCTTTTCCTTTTTTAATGATCTTAATGTTCGCCCCTTCGCGCGAAAACAACGGCTTAATAACATAGCTTTCCAATGTGGGGTGGTCATCTTCCGCAAAGTAGGCGGGAAGTAGATTCGGGTGATTCGGAAACATTTCCCACAGCATAGGCAATAGAGCTTTATTAGAAATGATGCTTTTCCAGGCTGGTTCAAGCCAACGCACGCCAGCATCCTCCAGCTTGGTGGAAAACATTTCGCGCAACATGAATTCCCACGGATACAGCTTAAACAGGTTGCCGATCACCTGATCTTGCGGATCGGTAAACTGGCCTTTTTCGCCAAGCCCAATCTCGTCAATGTACAGAAATTCGCTGGGTAAGCCCGCTTCCAGCGCGCAATCCTGAAGGTATTGCACCGTACCGCGATCTTCTTCCGTATCTCTACAGCAGGCGAAGTGCAACAGGCCGAAGCCATGATTCAGTTTTAGTTCTTCAAAGCGTTCGATCAGCTTTTCCTGGATGCTGTTGTACTGGTCAGCGTTTTGCGGCAGGTTCCCCGCGTTGATTTGATCTTCCAGCCATAGCCATTGGAAAAAAGCGGCTTCATACAGCGATGTTGGCGTATCTGCGTTATTTTCCAGTAATTTGGCCGGCGATTTGCCGTCATAAGCCAAATCGAGACGTGAATATAACGAGGGTTGATTGGTACGCCATGAATGCCTAACGAAATCCCAGGTGTGTTTGGGGATGCGGAACTTGGCGAGTAACGCATCGCTGTTGACGACCTTTTCCACCACTTGTAGGCACATTTGGTGCAATTCCGCCGTGGTTTCTTCTAATTCTTCGATCTGGGCCAGCGTGAATTGGTAGTAGGCTTCTTCACTCCAGTAAGGTTCTCCATACATAGTGTGGAATTGAAAACCAAACTCGGCGGCTTTTTCCTGCCAGTCAGGACGCGCGGTAATCTCTATTCGCCTCATGGGTTATGCCTCAGCCACCCATGCTACGATGGGAAGAACTTGAACTGGTGCTGCTGCGCTGCATGCTATTTTGTTTGGCGACGGTTTCACCAAAGCCACCACGCGTAATCGTAGAGGTTGTCACAGGTTTTGGCGCCAGTGCGGTTTTCGGCACGGTCATCGTGCGGCCTGTCGTTGCGTTACCATAGTTTTTGCCCGCAGCATCAACGAACTGGCCATTAGCAGGGCTGGCTGGTGTCTTTGGGCTAAATAGCGGTTGCTGTGCAAAACCGGCCCCACCGCCCATCATTCTCCCCATCATGTAGCCAGCCATCAATGGCATCCAGGACATACCGCCACCCTGTTGCGATTCCGCTGCCATACCGGCCTGCGCTGGCGTTTGAACGCACTGTGCTTCGCCAAATTCGGCAATGCAGTCCTCTTTTGTCGCGTATTTAGGTGCCGTTTTTTCTGCCTCTTTTAGCGCATTATTGTACGCAGTAGTGCACTGCGCGCTCATGGAAGGGTTGGCTGCCGAACAGTCGTCAGCGTTTTGATAAAGAGAGACGGTTTCGTCGGTTTGTTCACAGCCGGCCAGGAAGAATACGGCGCTGACGGCCAGAGCGACAGGTGCCAGACGGGGCGTCCGCCACGCCTTGCGGAACGTTTCCTGATTAATGTTTTTTGTACGTTTCATCATATTTATCCCAGAGCGAAACATTGTTGTGATATCGAATAAGTGAGCCTAAGAATAGGGGAACGTTGCTTGGATTTAAAGCAGCATTAAGCGTCATGGCAGGGGGCTTTACGTTGCTATACATTAAGATATCCCATTAGGGCTATTTTACTTGCCATTTTAGCCTTGGGCAGTGCTCGAAATCCTCACGTACTCCGTGTACGCTCCGATTTTTGCACGCTGTCCGTGACCAAACTGACTGCGACAATGACGCCTACTGGGACAGGCTCTAAGCGCCGCTTATCTCCCTGTGGACAGAAAAGAGTATGGCTGTTGCATAGTGATATGAGTGCGTCATTACTCTCTTCGCAACTGTTCGCGCACGTTTTCAATAGATCCAGGGAACCATTGTTCCCTGGCGTATCGGAAAAACCGCATGAGTTAGCGCGATGCAGATGCGGTCGTGACTAACGGAGCGCCGTCATTCGTTACCGCCGGTGTAGTCGAGACGGGTTGACCCAGTGACGCATTCAGCGCTTGCAGATCGGCTTCACTCAACGTGCCCTGAGCGGATTTGATATTTAACTGATTGATTAAATAGTCATAACGAGCGCTGGAAAGCTGCTGTTTTGCGTTATATAGCGTGGTCGTCGCATTTAATACATCAACGATGGTGCGTGTTCCAACCTGATAACCGGCTTCCATCGCATCCAGAGAGCTTTGTGCAGACACGACAGCTTGCTTGTAAGCGTTGATGCTGCTGATAGACGCAGAGATATTGTTAAACGATGAGCGCACTGTCTGGATAACAGAACGGTGCACGCTTTCCAGTCGCTCACTTGCGCTGACGTAACTGTGCTGCGCTTGTTTCACCTGGGAATTTGTTGCACCGCCGCTGTAGATCGGTAGCGTGAAATTGATGCCGATCTTGTGTTGCCCCGCGTCAGTATCGGTACTGTTGAAGTTGCCATTATTCGTCCGTGAACCGGAATAACGGGTATCGCTCACGCCCGTCGATGCGGTGAGATCCAGCGTTGGCATATAACCGGTTTCTGCCGAGCGAATTTGCTCACGAGCCAAATCCTGGCTTAACCGGGCAGACAACAGGTTTAGGTTACGGTTCTCCGCTTCTTTCAGCAGGTTGTTAACTGCTTCAGGTTTCTGCGTGGAAAAACGGGTGATGTTTAAGCTGGCTAACTGAGAGTAAAAATTACCGGTAATCTGACGCAGTGATTCCAGTGCGTTATCCAATGTATTACGAGCAAGGACTTCATTGGCCAGCACGCTGTCATATTGCGCACGAGCGTTTTGGACATCGGTAATGGCAACCAAACCGACGTTGAAACGTTGCGTCGTTTGATCCAACTGGCGATAAATTGCCTGTTTCTGTGCATTGATATAAGAGAGCGAGTCTATCGCACGCAGGACATTAAAGTAGGCGGTTGCCGTGTTTAACATCAAATTCTGCTGAGCGGTCTGATAGGTGACGTCTTCAATACCCGCTTGTTTTTCCTGCAACGTCAGCGCGCGCCATTTAGACATATCGAATAAGGTTTGCGTTAATTGCAGCGAAGCGCTTTTGACGTTGCTATTAACGCCTTTATTATCGCGATAGCCTTTGTTATAGGTATAGTCAGCCCCTAAACCTAGCTGCGGTAACAACGGGCTACGCGCCTCGTTGATTTTCTCAAATGCCGCGTCGCGGGTTGCCGCAGAGCTGCGTAAATCAGGGTTGGTGCTTTTTGCCTGTTGGTAGACCTGTAGCAGGTTTTCTGCCTGACTCATGGCGCTAAACCCGGCCAGGCTTAGACCAACAAGAAGAGGGAGCAATTTCTTCATTTGCATTCCTTGTTATGCAGCAATCTCGCTATGGTAACGTTGTCAGTAAACGAATAATCGTCGATTCTATCAGAATCTGCCAATAGGATAGGGTAGCTTAATGTGCCATCTTTTCGCCAAGTCTGTCCAAATAATCGGGCTAACTGACCGACTGAATGGTTCGAGGTGGCTTACGCCCACAGGTGGGGTCACTTATTCCGGCTGTAAATGGCATACCTAATAAATGAAAAGCAACGACAAGTATAATGACAGCGGATTACGCCCTACAATACCGTATTCCGTGAATACTTGTTACAGGGGCCCAGCTATGACGTCTACCGTATCCGGCCAAACGACTTTTACCAAAGATGATGTAGAAATTATTGCACGAGAAACGTTGTACGACGGTTTTTTTTCGCTGGCGCGTTATCGTTTCCGCCATCGTTTGTTTAATGGTGGGATGAGCGGCGAGGTCAGCCGTGAGATCTTTGAGCGTGGTCATGCGGTGGTGTTGCTGCCTTACGATCCGGTTCGCGATGAGATCGTTTTGATAGAACAAATTCGTATTGCAGCCTATGACACCAGCGAGTCACCCTGGTTGTTTGAATTGGTGGCAGGCATGATTGAACCCGGCGAGAGCCACGAAGACGTCGCGCGGCGTGAAGCCCAGGAAGAGGCTGGGTTACGCATTGGGCGCTGTCGCCCCATCATTAGCTATCTTGCCAGCCCTGGCGGCACCAGTGAACGTCTGGCTGTAATGGTCGGCGAGGTCGATACCCGCTCAGCGCAAGGGGTTCACGGCCTGGTGGAAGAAAATGAAGACATTCGCGTGCATGTTGTAAGTCGTGAACAAAGTTATCAATGGGTTGAAGCGGGGATTATTGATAACGCCGCGTCTGTCATTGCCTTGCAATGGTTGGCGTTGCACCATGAAGAATTAAAGCGTGCGTGGTTAGGGTGAATTATGGGTGGATTGATATAGATGAAACGTTATACGCCGGATTTCCCAGCCATGATGAGGCTGTGTGAAACCAATTTCATGCAATTGCGACGCCTGTTGCCAAAAACGGATGAAATCGGCGAAATTGTGGTTTATCACGTCAATAATGCGGCTTATCAGTTGACAATTCTTGAGTCTACCCGTTACACCTCATTGGTCGAAATCAAGCAGACGGTGCCCGCCGTTAGCTACTGGAGTCTGCCAATGATGAGCGTAAGGTTGTATCATGACGCATTGGTTGCGGAAGTGTGTGCTAGTCAGCAGATCTTTCGCTTTAAAGCGCGTTATGATTATCCTAATAAGAAGTTACATCAACGTGACGAAAAGCATCAAATTAATCAGTTTCTTGCTGATTGGCTTAAGTATTGTTTGGCGTATGGTGCGATGTCGATACCGGTTTTCGATACCCAATAGATTTCAAGACGTGGGACGACAATAGCCAAACCATTAAGGGCAATTAGCGTATTCCTCAATTTGGAAGATGACGGGTAAAGACAGTTTTACGTAACCAAGGACACCATTTGGAAAGCCTGTTGACACTGCCTGTGGCGAGTGGCGCCAGAGTCAGAATTTTACAAATAACAGATACCCATCTTTTTGCGGGCGAGCATGAGACTCTGTTGGGTATCAACACCTATCGCAGTTATCACGCGGTGCTGGATGCAATCAAGGCCAGACAGGAGGCGTTTGATTTAATCGTAGCGACGGGTGATTTGGCGCAGGATCATACGCTGCAAGCTTATCATCATTTCTCGCACGGTATTGCACAGCTCCCTGCTCCATGCGTATGGCTTCCGGGCAACCACGATTTCCAGCCTGCAATGGTTGATGCATTGGCTGAGGCTGGTATTGCGCCATCCAAGCATGTCCTGCTCGGCGACAAATGGCAGATTATCTTGTTAGATAGCCAGGTATTCGGTGTCCCGTATGGTGAGTTGAGCGAATATCAGCTTGAATGGCTGGATCGTAGCCTGAAAAGTCAGTCTGAACGTTTTACGTTATTGCTGTTACATCATCATCCCCATCCTTCAGGCTGTACCTGGCTC contains:
- the rsmI gene encoding 16S rRNA (cytidine(1402)-2'-O)-methyltransferase; this encodes MNQAQQADISASTLYIVPTPIGNLGDITQRALAVLASVDLIAAEDTRHTGLLLQHFAINARLFALHDHNEQQKADVLLAKLQAGQSIALVSDAGTPLINDPGYHLVRRCREAGVRVVPLPGACAAIAALSASGLASDRFCYEGFLPAKTKGRKDKLHELAEEPRTLIFYESTHRLLDSLQDICEVLGAERYVVLAREITKTWESIHGAPVGELLAWVKEDENRRKGEMVLIVEGYQVDDSALPVDALRTLALLRAELPLKKAAALAAEIHGVKKNALYRYMLEQEGVDGESEDDK
- the ygiD gene encoding 4,5-DOPA dioxygenase extradiol, coding for MNNTSRMPALFLGHGSPMNVLESNVYTQTWQALGETLPRPKAIIAVSAHWYTRGTAVTAMENPRTIHDFGGFPQALFDTQYPAPGSPELAERIQQVLAPYPVTADRGQWGLDHGAWGVLIKMYPNADIPVVQLSIDGTQPAAYHYELGRKLSVLRDAGIMIVASGNVVHNLRMVKWDGDAEPYPWAVSFNQFVRDNLAYQGDNHPLVNFMQHDGAALSNPTPEHYLPLLYVLGSWDGKEPITVPVDGIEMGSLSMLSVQVG
- a CDS encoding glutathionylspermidine synthase family protein, which translates into the protein MRRIEITARPDWQEKAAEFGFQFHTMYGEPYWSEEAYYQFTLAQIEELEETTAELHQMCLQVVEKVVNSDALLAKFRIPKHTWDFVRHSWRTNQPSLYSRLDLAYDGKSPAKLLENNADTPTSLYEAAFFQWLWLEDQINAGNLPQNADQYNSIQEKLIERFEELKLNHGFGLLHFACCRDTEEDRGTVQYLQDCALEAGLPSEFLYIDEIGLGEKGQFTDPQDQVIGNLFKLYPWEFMLREMFSTKLEDAGVRWLEPAWKSIISNKALLPMLWEMFPNHPNLLPAYFAEDDHPTLESYVIKPLFSREGANIKIIKKGKEIASADGPYGEEGMIVQQYHQLPKFGDSYTLVGSWLVDDRPCGIGVREDRALITQDLSRFYPHIILD
- a CDS encoding DUF1190 family protein, with the translated sequence MKRTKNINQETFRKAWRTPRLAPVALAVSAVFFLAGCEQTDETVSLYQNADDCSAANPSMSAQCTTAYNNALKEAEKTAPKYATKEDCIAEFGEAQCVQTPAQAGMAAESQQGGGMSWMPLMAGYMMGRMMGGGAGFAQQPLFSPKTPASPANGQFVDAAGKNYGNATTGRTMTVPKTALAPKPVTTSTITRGGFGETVAKQNSMQRSSTSSSSSHRSMGG
- the tolC gene encoding outer membrane channel protein TolC; the encoded protein is MKKLLPLLVGLSLAGFSAMSQAENLLQVYQQAKSTNPDLRSSAATRDAAFEKINEARSPLLPQLGLGADYTYNKGYRDNKGVNSNVKSASLQLTQTLFDMSKWRALTLQEKQAGIEDVTYQTAQQNLMLNTATAYFNVLRAIDSLSYINAQKQAIYRQLDQTTQRFNVGLVAITDVQNARAQYDSVLANEVLARNTLDNALESLRQITGNFYSQLASLNITRFSTQKPEAVNNLLKEAENRNLNLLSARLSQDLAREQIRSAETGYMPTLDLTASTGVSDTRYSGSRTNNGNFNSTDTDAGQHKIGINFTLPIYSGGATNSQVKQAQHSYVSASERLESVHRSVIQTVRSSFNNISASISSINAYKQAVVSAQSSLDAMEAGYQVGTRTIVDVLNATTTLYNAKQQLSSARYDYLINQLNIKSAQGTLSEADLQALNASLGQPVSTTPAVTNDGAPLVTTASASR
- the nudF gene encoding ADP-ribose diphosphatase; the encoded protein is MTSTVSGQTTFTKDDVEIIARETLYDGFFSLARYRFRHRLFNGGMSGEVSREIFERGHAVVLLPYDPVRDEIVLIEQIRIAAYDTSESPWLFELVAGMIEPGESHEDVARREAQEEAGLRIGRCRPIISYLASPGGTSERLAVMVGEVDTRSAQGVHGLVEENEDIRVHVVSREQSYQWVEAGIIDNAASVIALQWLALHHEELKRAWLG
- a CDS encoding DUF1249 family protein, with amino-acid sequence MKRYTPDFPAMMRLCETNFMQLRRLLPKTDEIGEIVVYHVNNAAYQLTILESTRYTSLVEIKQTVPAVSYWSLPMMSVRLYHDALVAEVCASQQIFRFKARYDYPNKKLHQRDEKHQINQFLADWLKYCLAYGAMSIPVFDTQ
- the cpdA gene encoding 3',5'-cyclic-AMP phosphodiesterase — its product is MESLLTLPVASGARVRILQITDTHLFAGEHETLLGINTYRSYHAVLDAIKARQEAFDLIVATGDLAQDHTLQAYHHFSHGIAQLPAPCVWLPGNHDFQPAMVDALAEAGIAPSKHVLLGDKWQIILLDSQVFGVPYGELSEYQLEWLDRSLKSQSERFTLLLLHHHPHPSGCTWLDQHSLRNAHNLSVILERYPKVNTVLCGHIHQEMDVDWHGRRLLATPSTCVQFKPHCTNFTIDEVAPGWRYLDLLPDGRLETEVHRLSGSEFLPDMDSDGY